In a genomic window of Sulfitobacter sp. THAF37:
- a CDS encoding DMT family transporter, which translates to MMTDNLRGVSILTLAMLFFAVEDAFIKFLTGNLPVSQVLGMLALAGAIYFGTRLRFVGLPFWSRDLLHPAVMIRNGAEAVASAAIVMALALTDLSATSAIMQSVPLFITIGAMFWLREPVAWRRSAAVACGFAGVLLVLRPGFDGFDPALIWAMVAAAGLAVRDLVTRRVPAQVPSHQLSASAFMALLIAAGILALVLGERPEMPDASLALASAVCIICTLIGYGLLVSATRIADASVLAPVRYARLVFAMFIAVIVFGEHLDLPTIAGTVIIVLSGAYTIWREAQLGRPRAVATMPAGTLPVTPEDPTDDIPSDTPLGSRAAGPTS; encoded by the coding sequence TGTCGATACTGACACTGGCGATGCTGTTCTTCGCTGTCGAGGACGCTTTCATCAAGTTCCTGACCGGCAATCTCCCCGTGTCTCAGGTGCTGGGCATGCTGGCCCTCGCGGGGGCGATTTATTTCGGTACTCGTCTGCGGTTCGTGGGGCTGCCTTTCTGGTCCCGGGACCTGTTGCATCCGGCGGTGATGATCCGCAATGGGGCCGAAGCTGTCGCGTCTGCGGCCATCGTCATGGCGCTTGCGCTGACCGACCTGTCGGCGACTTCGGCCATCATGCAATCGGTCCCGCTGTTCATCACCATCGGGGCGATGTTCTGGTTGCGCGAGCCGGTGGCATGGCGGCGCAGCGCTGCCGTCGCGTGCGGCTTTGCCGGTGTTCTCCTGGTGCTTCGGCCCGGTTTTGACGGCTTCGACCCGGCGTTGATCTGGGCTATGGTCGCCGCTGCGGGTCTGGCCGTACGCGACCTTGTCACCCGCCGCGTGCCCGCTCAGGTGCCTTCACATCAGCTTTCTGCCTCGGCCTTTATGGCGCTTTTGATAGCCGCGGGGATTCTGGCGCTGGTGCTGGGCGAACGGCCCGAGATGCCGGACGCAAGCCTCGCCTTGGCCAGTGCGGTCTGCATCATCTGTACCCTGATCGGCTATGGCTTGCTGGTGTCCGCAACCCGCATCGCCGATGCCAGCGTGCTCGCCCCGGTTCGCTATGCCCGACTGGTCTTTGCCATGTTCATCGCAGTGATCGTGTTCGGCGAACACCTGGATCTGCCGACAATCGCCGGAACCGTGATCATTGTTCTGTCGGGGGCCTATACGATCTGGCGCGAAGCGCAACTAGGTCGGCCGCGCGCCGTGGCAACGATGCCCGCAGGGACGTTGCCCGTCACGCCCGAAGATCCCACTGACGACATCCCTTCTGACACCCCCCTCGGCTCCCGCGCCGCAGGCCCCACTTCCTGA
- a CDS encoding aldehyde dehydrogenase family protein: protein MQSKLFINGDWVAASSGAMFDVVDPSDNSVVHQVARGGTEDIDAAVKAARAAFDNGPWPRMSGAERAIILRKMGDEIAARTDELARMEVLDNGKPLPEAVWDIEDTAGVFHFYADLAEQLDNDADEEVDLGTDGFTSKAVKEPVGVAGAIIPWNFPMLMASWKVAPALAAGCAMVLKPSEVTSLTALELGVIATKAGLPAGVLNIVTGFGPEAGQPLTEHPGVDKLAFTGSVPTGSRIMTTAAKDVKTVSLELGGKSPLVVFADTPISEAVEWIMFGIFWNQGEVCSATSRVLIEAPIYDAVIARLAEEAKKIKIGHGLEDGVLLGPLVNKSQHEKVLAAIAKGKSEGARVVSGGGIPAGFEQGCFVEPTILADAPLDSWVWNEEIFGPVVCVRPFDTEAEAIELANRSEYGLAAAVMSADTERAERVARAFRAGIVWINCSQPTFTQAPWGGYKKSGIGRELGVWGLNNYLETKQITTWDRSRPWGWYLKE, encoded by the coding sequence ATGCAAAGCAAACTTTTCATCAACGGCGATTGGGTGGCGGCGTCTTCCGGCGCGATGTTCGACGTGGTCGACCCGTCGGACAACTCTGTCGTCCATCAGGTGGCGCGGGGTGGCACAGAAGACATCGACGCTGCCGTGAAAGCCGCTCGGGCCGCTTTCGACAACGGACCCTGGCCACGGATGAGCGGGGCCGAGCGGGCCATAATCCTGCGAAAGATGGGTGATGAAATTGCGGCCCGGACCGACGAGTTGGCACGGATGGAAGTGCTCGACAACGGCAAACCGCTGCCCGAAGCGGTCTGGGATATCGAGGATACCGCCGGCGTATTTCACTTCTATGCCGATCTGGCGGAGCAGTTGGACAATGACGCCGATGAGGAGGTCGACCTGGGCACGGATGGCTTCACCTCTAAGGCGGTGAAGGAACCGGTGGGGGTGGCCGGGGCGATCATTCCTTGGAACTTCCCGATGCTGATGGCCTCGTGGAAGGTCGCGCCTGCGCTGGCGGCGGGCTGCGCCATGGTCCTCAAACCATCCGAGGTGACATCGCTGACCGCGCTTGAATTAGGTGTGATCGCCACCAAGGCCGGTTTGCCTGCGGGTGTACTCAACATCGTTACCGGTTTCGGGCCGGAGGCGGGGCAGCCGCTTACCGAGCACCCGGGCGTGGATAAACTGGCCTTCACCGGATCTGTTCCCACCGGATCGCGGATCATGACCACCGCCGCAAAGGACGTCAAAACCGTCAGCCTCGAACTTGGCGGCAAGTCGCCCCTTGTGGTGTTTGCCGACACCCCCATCAGCGAGGCCGTCGAATGGATCATGTTTGGCATCTTCTGGAACCAGGGCGAAGTCTGTTCGGCGACATCCCGCGTGCTGATCGAGGCTCCGATCTATGACGCCGTGATTGCGCGGCTGGCGGAAGAGGCGAAGAAGATAAAGATCGGCCATGGACTTGAGGACGGCGTTCTGCTTGGGCCGCTCGTCAACAAATCACAACACGAAAAGGTGCTTGCGGCCATCGCGAAGGGCAAGTCCGAAGGCGCCCGCGTCGTTTCGGGCGGCGGCATCCCCGCTGGTTTTGAACAGGGCTGCTTTGTCGAACCGACCATCCTCGCCGATGCGCCGCTCGACAGCTGGGTCTGGAACGAGGAAATCTTCGGCCCGGTGGTCTGCGTGCGTCCGTTCGACACCGAAGCCGAAGCCATCGAGCTTGCCAACCGCTCCGAGTATGGACTGGCGGCCGCCGTCATGTCCGCGGATACTGAGCGCGCCGAACGCGTGGCCCGCGCCTTTCGCGCCGGGATCGTCTGGATCAATTGCTCGCAGCCGACGTTCACGCAGGCGCCTTGGGGCGGCTACAAGAAGTCGGGGATCGGTCGCGAACTGGGCGTTTGGGGGCTGAACAACTACCTGGAAACCAAGCAGATCACGACCTGGGACCGTTCCCGGCCCTGGGGCTGGTATCTGAAGGAGTGA